A stretch of the Armatimonadota bacterium genome encodes the following:
- the rpmA gene encoding 50S ribosomal protein L27 codes for MAQKKGGGSTRNGRDSQGQRLGVKRFGGQTVTAGSILVRQRGTRIRPGRNVGLGSDDTLFALIDGVVAYERRGRDGKQVSVYPAGGG; via the coding sequence ATGGCACAGAAAAAGGGTGGCGGCAGCACGAGGAACGGAAGGGACAGCCAGGGCCAGCGGCTGGGCGTCAAACGGTTCGGCGGCCAGACCGTGACCGCGGGCAGCATCCTGGTCCGCCAGCGTGGTACGCGCATCCGGCCGGGCCGCAACGTGGGCCTGGGGTCCGACGACACACTCTTTGCGCTCATCGACGGCGTGGTGGCCTACGAGCGCCGCGGGCGCGACGGCAAGCAGGTGAGCGTGTACCCGGCGGGCGGCGGATAG